GCCATAACTGGTTTTCTCCCAGTTCTACGTTAAAGTCTCTTTCCAGTGTCCATCGACAAAATAAATCTCCATCAGTCACAGGCCAGAAGCCACAGCCTTCTGCTGCTGTGGGGCAAAAGGACCATCTGTTGAAGTTCCTAGAGctcagacattttcattttagcttGGTCACTTTCTTGATCCAGGGAACGTATTTGCTGACTTTTGTGTACACACCGGGGGAATCCTTCCGACCACAGCCGTAACCCCAGGAAGTGATCCCCAAAATGATCCATCGTCCATTTGACCTCTGACACATGAGTGGCCCTCCACTGTCACCTTGGCAGCTGTCCACCCGTTTATCTTCAGAGAGGTTCCCAGCACAAATCATGCGGTTAGTGAACTTCTGCCCGTAACGGAGCTCACAGTCTTCccgtgggagaagaggcaccacCCCCTGCAGCAGGGTTCTCGAATAGGACTTCCctggaacagaacagaacagcCGGACCAGTTCACCTACAGACAACAGCAGCCACCTAGAGCAATGGTGCTCCACACAAAATCAGATGTTTGTACATTTAGTGTCAAGACTGTGGCACAGACATAGGCTAAGCGCAGCATCTCTGAGCCACCAGAACTTCAGAAAACAGTACTGCCAAGCCAGACCACAAAAAAGAGCTGTAAGATCAAAGAGATGGGGAAGAGGTTGGAAAACGAGGTTAGATCAAAGGATGAGTCTTACTCCTGGTTCTGCCAACAAGTAACTTGAATGTTCTTCAATTTATTTCACCTCTCTGAGCTTCCATTTCCTCCTCTGTAAACCAACGACAGTGCTTTCTCAAGAGAATAAATGCAGTAATATTTGTGAAGTGCTCAATCCTCAGAGAAGTTTTGGAAGATGTTTCAGAGGCATCCAAATATTATTCAAAGGGAGCTCACTTCATCTTTGGCCAGATTTGTCTCTATCTGCTCATATCTCTTTATTACTCCAGACTTGCTCAGAACATAAGGTTCCCATGCTATATTAGAGCATGACCTTTCTGTGCCCAAGGTTTACAGTAAGTTCACAAGGTAGTAGGTAACTGCACCTCTCATTGGGAAAGTTGGGTTTGGTGCGTGGGAGGGATTCTAGCCATTAAGTCCCAGTAGAGCTTAAGGGAGTTACATGGCCAAGTTGCTCCTTGATCCTCCCCAGACACCCCAAAATGACACATGCACCTCCAAAGACAAATGTATATTTGCAGTTAAACACTTCGAGCAACAGCTGGGAAGGATGGGTAAGTAAGTCCAAAATCAACAGACGAGCTCCTGGGGCTGTTTGCCTTTTGGCAGCAAGTCTTTCTGAACATATGGCTTTGCTCCAGtcacagcagccccaggagggcCTCCTTGCCCCAAGTCCTGCATTGCATCTCTGAACCCCAAATGGAGGAGGACTGGACAGCTGGTTATAAGGCTTTGTTTAGAGTTCAAAGTTGTCTCCAGACCTCACTAATGCATGCATGTCAGGACTCCACCGAGCCCAGCATTTTAAAACATCACCTTGAAAGTGTTaagtatttaataattaataCTTTCTAGAATATTCCTTGCTCCCTTTTAGCTAGGAAGCTCCATAGCAATGTGCTGCAAGAAGACAGGTACAGGCTGTCTCAAACCTAGTGCAGAAATCAGCCTCAGAGCCCAACTGTCCCTGCAGCAATATCCAGGGAGATGGAGCAAGGTAGTCTGAGAGAGATTCCTTCCACCTCTAAGCCCCCCCTTCACTACTACAGTATCATGAAGAAGGCAGGAGGTCATGGAAACATGGGGGCCTCCCATAGGCTTTGTACATCAGCTCTGCACAGGCTGCTGCCTAAGCGGTCTGCTGTGGCAAACGTGCATttggaagggggaagaaagagaggactgTGGCCAGATGGCAGCATTGCTCTCTCCCACAGCTTCAGAAGGATGCTATGGCAACCAAATGGTTCCACTATGGGGAGGCTCAAGAAGCctcaaaatcagaagaaaacacaaTGGCACAAAAATCACCTCACCTCTCCGCTCCTTGACACCATGTGCTGGCACAGACAATAGGAGCAGTAAGAACACAGCCTTGAGTTGTGCAGACACAAATTAATGGCCCGTGTAGGCTCCTGAACCCAGACTCCCCCACCTTTCTTGTCCTCAAAGCCCCATCACTCACCTGTGTCTCCCCAGCCGGAGATGATGCAAGCTTGCCTGTTGATGTCAGACTTCTCTTTCCTGTTGGGCAGGCAGACAGGCAGAACGTGGCGATTGAAGGAGAGACAGTGCCCCTCTCTGCCTCGCATCCGGACCAGGGCAATGTCATTATCATTGCTGCCGGCCCAGTAGTTCCTGTGGAGGACGATCTGCTCCACGGGCAGCTCCCTCTCAAACTCATCCTTCACGCCTGTGTGGTAATCGCCCACCCGCAGCAGGTAGCGCCGCACATCAACACCAAACCTGGAGAAAAAGACACTCAAGGTCTTGATACTCCTACTAAGAGAGAAGCAGACTCACCCAAGTCTCAGTTGCTATGAGACTGAACCACCTCCTCACAAACTGATAAAACAGTGCCAGCTACAGGACTGGGGGACCTCTTTAGCAGATGTGGTAATGCCAGCTGTTGGGGTCAATGGGTGTCCCAtgcacaagacttttttttttttcccctataaaaaGGGCTACAACAGTTGCAAGGCGTGTGACTTTGTGTTCACAGTTCCTTAAAGTACTGAAGAATGGCAAAATGCTGGTTCCTTTTAAGTTGTAAAGCCTCCAAGTTAAGAGGGCAGTTGTAAGCAGTGAAGGATAAAGCAAGCCTATAATGACTCATCCCCATAAGTGCTCCACGATCTCACACATCATAACCTGAAGGTCTTGCTTTAGAAACTTTGCTCATACGGTTCCACTGGGCTGGGAGGGTAGCCTTGTATGAGGTTATCTTGTTCATCTTTGAGTATCCCTCAGGGCTCCCCACTCACAAACGCACCTTTTGAAGCAGTGGGCTGCAGTCACTACCCAGCAGCTGCTGATCAGTGTTGCTCCGCACAGCAGACGAGTATCTCGACGAAAACCCTTCAACCGTAGTGAGGCCTGCCATGGCCAACCGCCTCTGAAGGAGAAACAGCAGAATAATAGGCACCACACACACAGgagctgttttcctcttttcccatccACTCTGCCCCATCTGGGCTCAGCTGGCATGCATTGTCCCCTAGATGGGCCCACTGGTTCAAATCAAGTTCAAAAATCACCAGTGAAAATGTGTGAATGTATTCAGCGTTTGCTACACTATttccagagtctgaaggaaaactGGAACCAGTTCTGGCTTTTCCAGCCATTCCAGGGTAGTACCTGAGAGCCTTGTTTCCACCTATGATCCTTTTCTTGCGACGGTGAAGCAGGCGCATCCCACAGACACCAGATTCTGGACCTGCACAGCAAAGTTAGAGCAGTTGGGTAGGTACCTTCAGCTCAAGTATCAAGAATTGCTGTCACAGAGCCAAATACCATTTGTCTTCCCTGAGGGCAGTAATGCTCATGGTAGTTGACTGCATTGTGCATATGGAATTCATAGAAGATTTGATCCCACAAGTTTCCTCAGTTTTGGTGGAGGTGCTTACCTCCAGTATCTGTAGTCTTATGCCAGGAATGGGACCTCTATAGCTATTTCTTCAGTGCTCTAAACCCCAAAGTTTGCTCATGGTTACGGCTCTAAGGAAGGGTACGGTGATTTGGCTGTGGGGAAGTTCTGCAGGCTCAAAGGCCTGACATGGGTGGAGCTCCTCATTCTGGAGCACCTTGTGCTCCTAAGAAGAGAcaatgaaaacaaggaaaaagtagGAGGTGCAGGACAGGATATGCTTATTTTGTAGGTGAAGTTTcagccaaagaagagaggaactACAGGGGAAAAGCATAAAAGCATGCAGAGATACTACAACTGGAGGCCCAGATTTCTGCACAGAAGAAATGGGCACATCACCTCTTCTTCTGATGTCTTGGACCTTCTCTTCCACATAGTCACAGATCACACCAGCATCCTCACTGTGCCAGCAGCTGTGAATCCCGGTGTCAGGCCTGACACACTGCCCCAGGGAGTGCTCCGTGCCGCTGCATTCTACGCTGTCCAGATGGATGGGCCCGTGGCCTTCACCAAAATAAGCCATCGCCCTGGCCTTTGCTGTACCACTGCAATTAGAGAGAGGGTGGCTAATCTGCAATAAGCAGGAGGCAGGTGAACCTCATGCACCAGCacattttaagagaaataatATTTATGTGTCACTCCGCGCACAGACAGTAGTACAGTACTTGCCGAAGGCACTGTGAGAATAGGACCCTACTCCCTCAAGCATATGCAGGTATGCCAAAACTAAGAAATGAAGCCCCCAGAAACAGGTCCAGAAAGAAGCGATCCCCCTGAGGGCTGTTTCTATAAGACGCATGTACCAGAGCTCTTACCTGAATCCCAGTTGCCTGCAAACTACTGCAGCGTCTCTGTCTGTCCAGCCATCATCACAGACGCTGCCCCACTGCCCATTCAGGAATACCTCAACCCGTCCCTCCTTGGTGCTTTCTCCATCCACCAGCCGCACAGGAGGCCCTGCAGCAGAAAACACATGGGTTGCTGCAAGCAAAAATACCAGAGAGTGTGAGGGGCCCAGAATTTGGGTTCTATAGGAAAAGATGAATCCCAGACATcagtaagcttaaaaaaaaaaaaaaagaaaaaggaaaaagaaaaaagagtgttTCTATATGAAGACTAGAAGACTATGTCCCTCATTTCACCTCTGTGCTTAATCAGAAGACTACATACATATTGATTTATTTAATATATACTGGAAATCATTAGCGGATCATATTCTGAAAGCTGAGTAAAGAGGAGAACAAGAACAAAAGGAAAGTTATTAACTCCTGAGCCAACAGTGGACAAGCTTAAACATGTCTTGGAAATAAATCCACTAAATTATAAAATTACTATATTATTCTAGGCAAGAGAAGAGCTCTAcatccaggaaaaacaaaaaagtgggATGCCATCTATTTCAATAAAAAATGTCTGACAAATTGGAAAGTCTCCTGTAGTAGGGAAAGGGGAGAGTATCAGTATATAAATAAGGAAATTATGCTAACTTGAAATACGTCCACAATTTTAATTAGAAGTGTGCCATCCACACAAGAGAGTGCCAATTTCCACACAACAGCCCCTCACATCTGAAGTCCTCTTGTCTTGGCAAGGTGCTAAGTTATGTTAGGACACTAACATAACTACATCAGTTTCCTAAAGGGTCTAGTTAAAGGGGTCCCATGTTCCCACAGACATGGGGCTGAGGCGTCTCATCAGCGAGCAATGGCACACCAAGGCAGCCACCGTTCCTCAGCCCCTCGGGTTTGTTTTA
Above is a genomic segment from Calonectris borealis chromosome 7, bCalBor7.hap1.2, whole genome shotgun sequence containing:
- the LOC142084192 gene encoding neurotrypsin-like isoform X3; its protein translation is MEIPKVLGFLVELSSLLACLRCAEAFLGSQPNQNHLQSAASSVCGVGPLGYYNGSLAVTEAGAECLSWAEFPDYVQQYPDRGLGDHNHCRNPDGGTTPWCFYRLASGAIGWANCDCNQGAVRLAEDSSVELYFGGLWGTICAAHWTDWDASVVCRQLGLSEIGTAGKKSHPGLWPVPLHLQSANCHGDEKALLQCGYREAVSGACNQGSATVTCVPPEEGTVRLAGGRSPSEGRVEVYYNGDWGTVCDDGWTDLGAQVVCRQLGFSGPATLASEGDYAAGQGFILLDDVACLGTELSLLDCPHSNWGQHDCSHAEDVGVRCSLESNTAMDGSLGPPVRLVDGESTKEGRVEVFLNGQWGSVCDDGWTDRDAAVVCRQLGFSGTAKARAMAYFGEGHGPIHLDSVECSGTEHSLGQCVRPDTGIHSCWHSEDAGVICDYVEEKVQDIRRRGPESGVCGMRLLHRRKKRIIGGNKALRGGWPWQASLRLKGFRRDTRLLCGATLISSCWVVTAAHCFKRFGVDVRRYLLRVGDYHTGVKDEFERELPVEQIVLHRNYWAGSNDNDIALVRMRGREGHCLSFNRHVLPVCLPNRKEKSDINRQACIISGWGDTGKSYSRTLLQGVVPLLPREDCELRYGQKFTNRMICAGNLSEDKRVDSCQGDSGGPLMCQRSNGRWIILGITSWGYGCGRKDSPGVYTKVSKYVPWIKKVTKLK
- the LOC142084192 gene encoding neurotrypsin-like isoform X2, which produces MEIPKVLGFLVELSSLLACLRCAEAFLGSQPNQNHLQSAGAVRLAEDSSVELYFGGLWGTICAAHWTDWDASVVCRQLGLSEIGTAGKKSHPGLWPVPLHLQSANCHGDEKALLQCGYREAVSGACNQGSATVTCVPPEGVGAPLRLVGGKETFEGRVEVYHDGKWGTICDDQWDDRDAEVVCRQLGLSGNPKALSWAHYGQGSGPILLDEVECSGNELSLDQCKKSDWGQQNCDHIEDAGVSCDPFTEGTVRLAGGRSPSEGRVEVYYNGDWGTVCDDGWTDLGAQVVCRQLGFSGPATLASEGDYAAGQGFILLDDVACLGTELSLLDCPHSNWGQHDCSHAEDVGVRCSLESNTAMDGSLGPPVRLVDGESTKEGRVEVFLNGQWGSVCDDGWTDRDAAVVCRQLGFSGTAKARAMAYFGEGHGPIHLDSVECSGTEHSLGQCVRPDTGIHSCWHSEDAGVICDYVEEKVQDIRRRGPESGVCGMRLLHRRKKRIIGGNKALRGGWPWQASLRLKGFRRDTRLLCGATLISSCWVVTAAHCFKRFGVDVRRYLLRVGDYHTGVKDEFERELPVEQIVLHRNYWAGSNDNDIALVRMRGREGHCLSFNRHVLPVCLPNRKEKSDINRQACIISGWGDTGKSYSRTLLQGVVPLLPREDCELRYGQKFTNRMICAGNLSEDKRVDSCQGDSGGPLMCQRSNGRWIILGITSWGYGCGRKDSPGVYTKVSKYVPWIKKVTKLK